A part of Paramisgurnus dabryanus chromosome 15, PD_genome_1.1, whole genome shotgun sequence genomic DNA contains:
- the LOC135782823 gene encoding E3 SUMO-protein ligase ZBED1-like codes for MDVTTRWNSTLDMLVRYLEQQAAIAAALTGPEVRQHARNIDTLDTCDIVNAEDLVKLLNPLKTATTVLCEEKTPTVSLIVPLKNMIEQSMAPNDSDSPTVTDVKRAILTNISGRYSGDVYNYLLESTALDPRFQTLPQLDHDQREAVFQSIKKRIEQLLQNQPTDETSAHCSTHWRDGALGAEGGAEGGPESEETEPATKKTALEDLLGDAFSKTEQSSKGIEREIELYRREPSISLSCCPLKWWRENSSKYPLLSPLVKAYFSIPATSVPSERVFSTAGDIVTAQRSQLLPENVDMLIFLKKNMSLS; via the exons ATGGACGTCACTACGCGATGGAACTCAACTTTGGATATGCTCGTTCGTTACCTGGAGCAGCAAGCTGCCATAGCAGCAGCGCTCACCGGCCCAGAGGTAAGACAGCATGCCCGTAACATTGATACACTGGATACCTGCGACATCGTGAATGCCGAAGACCTTGTAAAGCTTCTGAATCCTTTAAAGACAGCTACCACAGTCTTGTGTGAAGAGAAGACTCCCACAGTTTCTCTCATTGTACCATTAAAGAACATGATTGAACAAAGCATGGCACCAAATGACAGCGATTCCCCCACTGTGACTGACGTCAAGAGAGCAATCCTCACTAATATTTCAGGGAGATACAGTGGGGATGTATATAACTACCTGCTAGAAAGCACAGCGCTGGACCCGAGATTCCAGACTTTACCTCAGCTAGACCATGACCAGCGCGAGGCTGTCTTCCAGAGTATAAAGAAAAGGATTGAACAGTTGCTGCAAAATCag CCCACAGATGAGACATCAGCTCACTGTTCCACACACTGGAGAGATGGAGCTCTTGGAGCTGAGGGTGGAGCTGAGGGTGGACCTGAGTCAGAAGAGACAGAACCTGCTACCAAGAAGACTGCACTTGAGGATCTGCTAGGGGATGCTTTCTCTAAGACAGAACAGTCCAGCAAAGGGATTGAGAGGGAAATTGAACTTTACAGAAGAGAGCCATCTATCTCACTCAGTTGTTGCCCCCTTAAGTGGTGGAGAGAAAACAGCTCCAAATATCCTTTGCTGTCTCCACTTGTCAAAGCATATTTTTCCATCCCTGCTACCTCTGTTCCAAGTGAACGTGTCTTTTCAACTGCAGGAGACATAGTTACTGCCCAGAGGTCACAATTGTTGCCAGAAAATGTTGATATGCTAATATTCTTAAAAAAGAACATGTCCTTATCCTAG